In Vanessa cardui chromosome 6, ilVanCard2.1, whole genome shotgun sequence, the following proteins share a genomic window:
- the LOC124530207 gene encoding putative leucine-rich repeat-containing protein DDB_G0290503 isoform X7: protein MDLMDQGKVAIILARLVRQAALDLQVAQEGLVVPVDQAALVLMDLAAAIILVQLDLADPMDLADPTDRVDLADKDKVATTLEHLARQAALDLQVAQEDLVVPVDLEAQDPMALAADITLVQLDLVDPMDQTDQTDQTDQVDLEDQDKVVTTLVRQAVLGLQVDQEALEAPEAPEAQVVLDLMVPVAETTQDSPVNQANPASQTTQEDRDNLHSPDTQEGRDNLHSPDTQDNLDSQVTLDSRVNQANQEHQDSPVNQENPASQAIQEDRDNLHSPDTQEDRDNQHSLDTQDNQDNQANQEHQDSQDNQVLQDSPVNQVNPASQATQEDQDNLHSPDTQDNLASQDTLDSPANQELQDNQANQVHPDNPANQANQVNLASLVTQVDQDNLHSLDTQDKQDSLDTQDSQVNQANQVHLDNQDNQDNQVNQANPASQATQEDQDNLHSPDTQDSQANQELQDSQDNQAHPDSQDNQAHPDNQVNLASLVTQVDQDNLHSLDTQDKQASLDTQDSQANQELQDSQDNQAHPDNQVNLASLVTQVDQDNLHSLDTQDKQASLDTQDSQANQELQDSQDNQAHPDNQVNLASLVTQVDQDNLHSLDTQDKQDSLDTQDSQANQDLQDSQDNQANQANPANQATQEDQDNLHSPDTQDKQDSLDTQDSQDNQVHQDSPANQANQANPANQATQEDQDNQHSPDTLDNQDSQDTLDSQDNQANQVHQDNQVHQDSPTNQANQANPANQATQEDQDNLHSPDTQDKQDSLDTQDSQDNQANQVHQDNQVHQDSPANQANQANPANQATQEDQDNQHSPDTLDNQDSQDTLDSQDNQANQVHQDNQVHQDNQVHQDSPANQANQANPANQATQEDQDNLHSPDTQDKQDSLDTQDSQDNQVHPDSPANQANQANPANQATQEDQDNQHSPDTLDNQDSQDTLDSQDNQANQVHQDNQVHQDNQVHQDSPANQANQANPANQATQEDQDNLHSPDTQDKQDSLDTQDSQDNQVHPDSPANQANQVNLASLVTLEDQDNKHSPDTLDNQDSQDTLDSQDNQVHQDNQVHQDSPANQANQANPANQATQEDQDNQHSPDTLDNQDSQDTLDSQDNQANQVHQVHQDNQVHQGSPANQDNQANPANQATQEDQDNLHSPDTQDKQDSLDTQDSQDNQVHPDSPANQANQVNLASLVTLEDQDNKHSPDTLDNQDSQDTLDSQDNQVHQVHQDNQVHQDSPANQANQANPANQATQEDQDNLHSPGTQDNQDSQDTLDSQDSQANQDNQVHQDNQDSQVNQANPANQATQEDQDNLHSPDTQDKQDSLDTQDSQVNQANQVHQDSQVNQANPASQATQEGQDNLHSPDTLDNQDSQDTLDSQANQANQVHQDNQVHLDSPANQANQANPANQATQEDQDNLHSPDTQDNLDSQDTLDSQANQANQVHQDNQVHLDSPANQANQANPANQATQEDQDNLHSPDTQDNQDSQDTQDSQDSQANQANQVHQDTQVHLDNQVHLDSPANQANQANPANQATQEDQDNLHSPDTQDNLASQDTLDSQANQELQDSPVNQANPASQATQEDQDNLHSPDTLDNQDSQDTLDSQDSQANQDNQVHQDNQNRQVNQANPANQATQEDQDNLHSPDTQDNLASQDTLDSQANQELQDSPVNQANPASQATQEDQDNLHSPDTQDKQDSLDTQDSQVNQANQVHQDSQVNQELQDNQANQVHQDSPANQANQVNLASLVTLEDQDNQHSPDIQDNQDSQDTLDSQDNQANQVHQDNPANQDNQANPANQATQEDQDNQHSPDTQDNPESQDTLDSRANQANQDSQDSQASQEHQDSQANQVHQDSPANQANPASQATQENQDNLHSPATQGNQEDQDNKEEIILDNLLEPEYNLPSILHQVKCHRSRYMSYLIPCQLYQALDHALVTF from the exons gacAGCCCGGTCAACCAGGCAAACCCGGCCAGCCAGACTACCCAGGAGGACAGGGACAACCTACACAGCCCGGATACCCAGGAGGGCAGGGACAACCTACACAGCCCGGATACCCAGGACAATCTGGACAGCCAGGTTACCCTGGACAGCCGGGTCAACCAGGCCAACCAGGAACACCAGGACAGCCCGGTCAACCAGGAAAACCCGGCCAGCCAGGCTATCCAGGAGGACAGGGACAACCTACACAGCCCGGACACCCAGGAGGACAGGGACAACCAGCACAGCCTGGATACCCAGGACAATCAGGACAACCAGGCCAACCAGGAACACCAGGACAGCCAGGACAACCAGGTACTCCAGGACAGCCCGGTCAACCAGGTAAACCCGGCCAGCCAGGCTACCCAGGAGGACCAGGACAACCTACACAGCCCGGATACCCAGGACAATCTGGCCAGCCAGGATACCCTGGACAGCCCGGCCAACCAGGAACTCCAGGACAACCAGGCCAACCAGGTACACCCGGACAACCCGGCCAACCAGGCCAACCAGGTAAACCTGGCCAGCCTGGTTACCCAGGTGGACCAGGACAACCTACACAGCCTGGATACCCAGGACAAGCAGGACAGCCTGGATACCCAGGACAGCCAGGTGAACCAGGCCAACCAGGTACACCTGGACAACCAGGACAACCAGGACAACCAGGTCAACCAGGCAAACCCGGCCAGCCAGGCTACCCAGGAGGACCAGGACAACCTACACAGCCCGGATACCCAGGACAGCCAGGCCAACCAGGAACTCCAGGACAGCCAGGACAACCAGGCACACCCGGACAGCCAGGACAACCAGGCACACCCGGACAACCAGGTAAACCTGGCCAGCCTGGTTACCCAGGTGGACCAGGACAACCTACACAGCCTGGATACCCAGGACAAGCAGGCCAGCCTGGATACCCAGGACAGCCAGGCCAACCAGGAACTCCAGGACAGCCAGGACAACCAGGCACACCCGGACAACCAGGTAAACCTGGCCAGCCTGGTTACCCAGGTGGACCAGGACAACCTACACAGCCTGGATACCCAGGACAAGCAGGCCAGCCTGGATACCCAGGACAGCCAGGCCAACCAGGAACTCCAGGACAGCCAGGACAACCAGGCACACCCGGACAACCAGGTAAACCTGGCCAGCCTGGTTACCCAGGTGGACCAGGACAACCTACACAGCCTGGATACCCAGGACAAGCAGGACAGCCTGGATACCCAGGACAGCCAGGCCAACCAGGATCTCCAGGACAGCCAGGACAACCAGGCCAACCAGGCAAACCCGGCCAACCAGGCTACCCAGGAGGACCAGGACAACCTACACAGCCCGGATACCCAGGACAAGCAGGACAGCCTGGATACCCAGGACAGCCAGGACAACCAGGTACACCAGGACAGCCCGGCCAACCAGGCCAACCAGGCAAACCCGGCCAACCAGGCTACCCAGGAGGACCAGGACAACCAACACAGCCCGGATACCCTGGACAATCAGGACAGCCAGGATACCCTGGACAGCCAGGACAACCAGGCCAACCAGGTACACCAGGACAACCAGGTACACCAGGACAGCCCGACCAACCAGGCCAACCAGGCAAACCCGGCCAACCAGGCTACCCAGGAGGACCAGGACAACCTACACAGCCCGGATACCCAGGACAAGCAGGACAGCCTGGATACCCAGGACAGCCAGGACAACCAGGCCAACCAGGTACACCAGGACAACCAGGTACACCAGGACAGCCCGGCCAACCAGGCCAACCAGGCAAACCCGGCCAACCAGGCTACCCAGGAGGACCAGGACAACCAACACAGCCCGGATACCCTGGACAATCAGGACAGCCAGGATACCCTGGACAGCCAGGACAACCAGGCCAACCAGGTACACCAGGACAACCAGGTACACCAGGACAACCAGGTACACCAGGACAGCCCGGCCAACCAGGCCAACCAGGCAAACCCGGCCAACCAGGCTACCCAGGAGGACCAGGACAACCTACACAGCCCGGATACCCAGGACAAGCAGGACAGCCTGGATACCCAGGACAGCCAGGACAACCAGGTTCACCCGGACAGCCCGGCCAACCAGGCCAACCAGGCAAACCCGGCCAACCAGGCTACCCAGGAGGACCAGGACAACCAACACAGCCCGGATACCCTGGACAATCAGGACAGCCAGGATACCCTGGACAGCCAGGACAACCAGGCCAACCAGGTACACCAGGACAACCAGGTACACCAGGACAACCAGGTACACCAGGACAGCCCGGCCAACCAGGCCAACCAGGCAAACCCGGCCAACCAGGCTACCCAGGAGGACCAGGACAACCTACACAGCCCGGATACCCAGGACAAGCAGGACAGCCTGGATACCCAGGACAGCCAGGACAACCAGGTTCACCCGGACAGCCCGGCCAACCAGGCCAACCAGGTAAACCTGGCCAGCCTGGTTACCCTGGAGGATCAGGACAACAAACACAGCCCGGATACCCTGGACAATCAGGACAGCCAGGATACCCTGGACAGCCAGGACAACCAGGTACACCAGGACAACCAGGTACACCAGGACAGCCCGGCCAACCAGGCCAACCAGGCAAACCCGGCCAACCAGGCTACCCAGGAGGACCAGGACAACCAACACAGCCCGGATACCCTGGACAATCAGGACAGCCAGGATACCCTGGACAGCCAGGACAACCAGGCCAACCAGGTACACCAGGTACACCAGGACAACCAGGTACACCAGGGCAGCCCGGCCAACCAGGACAACCAGGCAAACCCGGCCAACCAGGCTACCCAGGAGGACCAGGACAACCTACACAGCCCGGATACCCAGGACAAGCAGGACAGCCTGGATACCCAGGACAGCCAGGACAACCAGGTACACCCGGACAGCCCGGCCAACCAGGCCAACCAGGTAAACCTGGCCAGCCTGGTTACCCTGGAGGATCAGGACAACAAACACAGCCCGGATACCCTGGACAATCAGGACAGCCAGGATACCCTGGACAGCCAGGACAACCAGGTACACCAGGTACACCAGGACAACCAGGTACACCAGGACAGCCCGGCCAACCAGGCCAACCAGGCAAACCCGGCCAACCAGGCTACCCAGGAGGACCAGGACAACCTACACAGCCCGGGTACCCAGGACAATCAGGACAGCCAGGATACCCTGGACAGCCAGGACAGCCAGGCCAACCAGGACAACCAGGTACACCAGGACAACCAGGACAGCCAGGTCAACCAGGCAAACCCGGCCAACCAGGCTACCCAGGAGGACCAGGACAACCTACACAGCCCGGATACCCAGGACAAGCAGGACAGCCTGGATACCCAGGACAGCCAGGTGAACCAGGCCAACCAGGTACACCAGGACAGCCAGGTCAACCAGGCAAACCCGGCCAGCCAGGCTACCCAGGAGGGCCAGGACAACCTACACAGCCCGGATACCCTGGACAATCAGGACAGCCAGGATACCCTGGACAGCCAGGCCAACCAGGCCAACCAGGTACACCAGGACAACCAGGTACACCTGGACAGCCCGGCCAACCAGGCCAACCAGGCAAACCCGGCCAACCAGGCTACCCAGGAGGACCAGGACAACCTACACAGCCCGGATACCCAGGACAATCTGGACAGCCAGGATACCCTGGACAGCCAGGCCAACCAGGCCAACCAGGTACACCAGGACAACCAGGTACACCTGGACAGCCCGGCCAACCAGGCCAACCAGGCAAACCCGGCCAACCAGGCTACCCAGGAGGACCAGGACAACCTACACAGCCCGGATACCCAGGACAATCAGGACAGCCAGGATACCCAGGACAGCCAGGACAGCCAGGCCAACCAGGCCAACCAGGTACACCAGGACACCCAGGTACACCTGGACAACCAGGTACACCTGGACAGCCCGGCCAACCAGGCCAACCAGGCAAACCCGGCCAACCAGGCTACCCAGGAGGACCAGGACAACCTACACAGCCCGGATACCCAGGACAATCTGGCCAGCCAGGATACCCTGGACAGCCAGGCCAACCAGGAACTCCAGGACAGCCCGGTCAACCAGGCAAACCCGGCCAGCCAGGCTACCCAGGAGGACCAGGACAACCTACACAGCCCGGATACCCTGGACAATCAGGACAGCCAGGATACCCTGGACAGCCAGGACAGCCAGGCCAACCAGGACAACCAGGTACACCAGGACAACCAGAACAGGCAGGTCAACCAGGCAAACCCGGCCAACCAGGCTACCCAGGAGGACCAGGACAACCTACACAGCCCGGATACCCAGGACAATCTGGCCAGCCAGGATACCCTGGACAGCCAGGCCAACCAGGAACTCCAGGACAGCCCGGTCAACCAGGCAAACCCGGCCAGCCAGGCTACCCAGGAGGACCAGGACAACCTACACAGCCCGGATACCCAGGACAAGCAGGACAGCCTGGATACCCAGGACAGCCAGGTGAACCAGGCCAACCAGGTACACCAGGACAGCCAGGTCAACCAGGAACTCCAGGACAACCAGGCCAACCAGGTACACCAGGACAGCCCGGCCAACCAGGCCAACCAGGTAAACCTGGCCAGCCTGGTTACCCTGGAGGATCAGGACAACCAACACAGCCCGGATATCCAGGACAATCAGGACAGCCAGGATACCCTGGACAGCCAGGACAACCAGGCCAACCAGGTACACCAGGACAACCCGGCCAACCAGGACAACCAGGCAAACCCGGCCAACCAGGCTACCCAGGAGGACCAGGACAACCAACACAGCCCGGATACCCAGGACAATCCGGAGAGCCAGGATACCCTGGACAGCCGGGCGAACCAGGCCAACCAGGACAGCCAGGACAGCCAGGCCAGCCAGGAACACCAGGACAGCCAGGCCAACCAGGTACACCAGGACAGCCCGGCCAACCAGGCAAACCCGGCCAGCCAGGCTACCCAGGAGAACCAGGACAACCTACACAGCCCGGCTACCCAGGGCAATCAGGAGGACCAGGACAACAAGGAG GAGATAATATTGGACAACCTTCTGGAACCGGAGTACAACCTCCCGTCTATCCTCCATCAAGTCAAATGCCACCGTTCCCGATATATGTCATACCTTATCCCTTGCCAATTGTACCAAGCCCTGGATCATGCCCTTGTTACCTTTTAA